From the genome of Malus sylvestris chromosome 6, drMalSylv7.2, whole genome shotgun sequence, one region includes:
- the LOC126625747 gene encoding tyrosine--tRNA ligase 1, cytoplasmic-like, producing the protein MATEAPEQFPSADKVQSLSISEPQAEDQPSSSSNPTAPLSLEEKYRIVRSVAEECIQEDELQNLLAHKAEPICYDGFEPSGRMHIAQGVMKTINVNKLTSAGCRVKIWIADWFAQLNNKMGGDLKKIETVGRYMIEIWRAAGMNLDTGKVEFLWSSKEINSRAHEYWPRVMDIARKNKLPRIIRCSQIMGRTEQDELTAAQILYPCMQCADIFFLQADICQLGMDQRKVNVLAREYCDDIKKKNKPIILSHHMLPGLQQGQEKMSKSDVSSSIFMEDEEAEVNLKIKKAYCPPNVVDGNPCMEYVKYLILPWFNEFVVERTEKNGGNKTFKTFEELAADYESGELHPADLKSALTKALNKILEPVRAHFKNDKAAKQLLQSVKNYRVTR; encoded by the exons ATGGCGACCGAAGCACCAGAGCAATTTCCTTCGGCCGACAAAGTCCAATCGCTTTCCATTTCTGAACCTCAGGCCGAAGACCAACCCTCTAGTTCCTCTAATCCAACCGCTCC ATTGAGCTTGGAGGAGAAGTACCGGATCGTGAGGAGCGTGGCGGAGGAGTGCATTCAAGAAGATGAGCTTCAGAATCTGCTGGCTCACAAGGCCGAACCCATCTGCTACGATGGGTTTGAACCCTCCGGTCGAATGCACATTGCTCag GGAGTTATGAAGACCATAAATGTGAACAAGCTGACATCCGCTGGCTGCCGAGTGAAGATATGGATTGCAGATTGGTTTGCACAGTTGAATAACAAGATGGGGGGTGATTTGAAAAAGATTGAGACAGTTGGCCGCTACATGATTGAGATATGGAGGGCTGCGGGGATGAATTTGGACACCGGAAAAGTTGAGTTTCTGTGGTCGTCAAAGGAGATTAATTCGAGAGCACATGAATACTGGCCTCGTGTGATGGATATAGCTCGGAAAAATAAACTTCCTAGAATCATTAG GTGTAGTCAGATTATGGGTCGAACTGAGCAAGATGAGTTAACGGCAGCCCAAATTCTCTACCCATGCATGCAGTGTGCAGATATATTCTTCCTTCAG GCAGACATCTGCCAGTTGGGAATGGATCAACGTAAAGTCAATGTGCTTGCAAGAGAGTATTGTGATGAcataaaaaagaagaacaagCCTATTATCTTGTCACACC ACATGTTACCTGGTTTGCAGCAAGGGCAGGAGAAAATGTCTAAAAGTGATGTATCATCCTCCATATTCATGGAAGACGAAGAG GCTGAAGTGAATTTGAAGATAAAGAAAGCTTACTGTCCTCCAAATGTTGTTGATGGGAATCCATGTATGGAATATGTGAAGTATCTAATTCTACCTTGGTTCAATGAGTTTGTTGTAGAGCGGACTGAAAAGAATGGTGGAAATAA aACCTTCAAAACCTTTGAAGAATTAGCTGCAGATTATGAAAGCGGTGAGCTACATCCAGCAGACCTAAAATCAGCTTTAACAAAGGCATTGAACAAGATACTCGAG CCTGTACGAGCACACTTCAAGAATGACAAAGCTGCCAAACAGCTATTGCAAAGTGTTAAG AACTATAGAGTCACCAGGTGA
- the LOC126625749 gene encoding uncharacterized protein LOC126625749 isoform X1, whose product MLLINSSSLPDKTRNKARGKMEEDGGEPPRPPHPTSSEALTSDPRLDPQSTCPDSTLDPSEDNRTDSKPPPMNQTEIFRALEVVERDSLAIADSFTSLFASLRLALSEVTSNSVDHMHCFGDAAGRLQESVLDAATKGNRYINSCLRLNEEMKGIDNLALQLKILRRNVDALDSGVNKLLRLP is encoded by the exons ATGCTATTGATTAACAGTTCCAGTCTTCCAGACAAAACCAGGAACAAAGCCCGCGGGAAAATGGAGGAAGACGGAGGAGAACCACCTCGACCACCCCATCCGACGAGCTCCGAAGCCCTAACCTCAGACCCGCGTCTCGATCCACAGTCCACGTGTCCTGATTCCACACTCGATCCCAGTGAGGACAACCGCACCGATTCGAAACCCCCTCCGATGAACCAGACCGAGATTTTCCGAGCTCTCGAAGTGGTCGAGAGAGACTCCCTGGCCATCGCCGACAGCTTCACCTCCCTCTTCGCCTCCCTCCGCCTGGCCCTCTCCGAG GTTACTAGCAACTCAGTTGATCACATGCATTGCTTTGGTGACGCTGCTGGCCGCCTTCAAGAATCAG TGCTTGATGCTGCTACCAAGGGAAATCGGTATATAAATTCATGTCTCAG attaaatgaagaaatgaagggCATTGACAATCTAGCCTTGCAGCT AAAAATCTTGAGGAGAAATGTTGATGCTCTCGACTCAGGTGTGAACAAGCTCCTTCGTCTTCCATGA
- the LOC126625749 gene encoding uncharacterized protein LOC126625749 isoform X2, with the protein MEEDGGEPPRPPHPTSSEALTSDPRLDPQSTCPDSTLDPSEDNRTDSKPPPMNQTEIFRALEVVERDSLAIADSFTSLFASLRLALSEVTSNSVDHMHCFGDAAGRLQESVLDAATKGNRYINSCLRLNEEMKGIDNLALQLKILRRNVDALDSGVNKLLRLP; encoded by the exons ATGGAGGAAGACGGAGGAGAACCACCTCGACCACCCCATCCGACGAGCTCCGAAGCCCTAACCTCAGACCCGCGTCTCGATCCACAGTCCACGTGTCCTGATTCCACACTCGATCCCAGTGAGGACAACCGCACCGATTCGAAACCCCCTCCGATGAACCAGACCGAGATTTTCCGAGCTCTCGAAGTGGTCGAGAGAGACTCCCTGGCCATCGCCGACAGCTTCACCTCCCTCTTCGCCTCCCTCCGCCTGGCCCTCTCCGAG GTTACTAGCAACTCAGTTGATCACATGCATTGCTTTGGTGACGCTGCTGGCCGCCTTCAAGAATCAG TGCTTGATGCTGCTACCAAGGGAAATCGGTATATAAATTCATGTCTCAG attaaatgaagaaatgaagggCATTGACAATCTAGCCTTGCAGCT AAAAATCTTGAGGAGAAATGTTGATGCTCTCGACTCAGGTGTGAACAAGCTCCTTCGTCTTCCATGA